The Mucilaginibacter yixingensis genome window below encodes:
- a CDS encoding PA2169 family four-helix-bundle protein → METKTTSVLNELIEINNDRVAGFEKAMADIKDENVDLKQLFQRFAAQSRENSQELAALVGSEGDEVETGTSVSGSLHRAWIDVKALFGGSTRESILSEAERGEDAIKKAYRDALEDEELSAGAREVVNRQQSGINAAHDEVKALRDAAK, encoded by the coding sequence ATGGAAACCAAAACAACTTCAGTTCTGAACGAACTGATCGAGATCAACAATGACCGCGTCGCCGGTTTTGAAAAAGCGATGGCTGACATCAAAGACGAAAATGTCGACCTCAAACAACTGTTCCAGCGCTTTGCAGCGCAGAGCCGCGAAAACAGTCAGGAACTGGCTGCCCTGGTGGGCAGCGAAGGTGACGAAGTGGAAACCGGCACCAGCGTATCGGGCAGCCTGCACCGCGCCTGGATCGATGTGAAAGCGCTGTTTGGGGGCAGTACCCGCGAGAGTATTTTATCCGAAGCCGAACGCGGCGAGGATGCGATCAAAAAAGCTTATCGTGATGCGCTGGAAGACGAAGAACTGAGCGCCGGTGCCCGTGAAGTGGTGAACCGCCAGCAAAGCGGGATCAACGCCGCGCACGATGAAGTGAAAGCGCTTCGTGACGCTGCGAAATAA
- a CDS encoding pyridoxamine 5'-phosphate oxidase family protein, which yields MNSIDQQQPEVNRENLSGAEAVEKIKELAGKTQTCFFNTDLRSGRAAATRPMSVQQIDDEGNLWFLSAVDSHKNAEIQQYNRVQLLFMGSAHSDFLTLGGRASISTDKVKIKELWEPIVKTWFTEGVDDPRITVIKVTPDEGYYWDTKHGKMVAFLKMIAGSIIGKTLDDSVQGEVKP from the coding sequence ATGAATAGTATCGACCAACAACAACCGGAAGTGAACCGCGAAAATCTGAGCGGCGCTGAAGCCGTGGAAAAGATCAAAGAGCTGGCCGGCAAAACGCAGACCTGCTTTTTCAATACCGATCTGAGATCCGGCCGTGCCGCCGCAACGCGGCCCATGTCCGTGCAGCAGATCGACGACGAAGGCAACCTCTGGTTCCTGAGCGCAGTGGACAGCCATAAAAACGCGGAAATTCAACAGTATAACCGCGTACAGCTTTTATTTATGGGTTCGGCACATTCCGATTTTCTAACCCTTGGCGGCAGGGCCAGTATCAGCACCGATAAAGTCAAGATCAAAGAATTATGGGAACCCATCGTCAAAACCTGGTTCACCGAAGGCGTAGATGACCCGCGCATCACCGTGATCAAGGTTACCCCGGATGAAGGCTACTACTGGGATACCAAACACGGCAAAATGGTGGCCTTTTTGAAAATGATCGCTGGCAGCATTATCGGTAAAACATTGGATGACAGCGTCCAGGGAGAAGTGAAACCATGA
- a CDS encoding SDR family oxidoreductase, translated as MAKTPAKQNRQPGIEAKMAPAPEYIKISYAGSGKLRDKVALITGGDSGIGRAVSIHFAREGADVAIVYLNEDVDAKLTKTLVEAEGRKCLLLKGDVKKAAFCKKAVATTVSKLKKLNILVNNAGIQIPQKDPKQIDEKQLEDTFRTNIFAYFHFANEALEHLGEGDCIINTTSVTAYRSSPNLIDYSSTKGAITSFTRSLATNLTDKKIRVNAVAPGPVWTPLIVATFDEEKIKSFGSETAMKRAGQPSELAPAYVFLASDDASFITGQVIHVNGGEVVNG; from the coding sequence ATGGCAAAAACACCAGCAAAACAAAACCGGCAGCCGGGGATCGAGGCGAAAATGGCCCCGGCCCCGGAATATATTAAAATCAGCTATGCCGGCTCGGGTAAACTGCGGGATAAAGTAGCACTGATCACCGGTGGTGATTCCGGTATCGGCCGGGCGGTCAGTATCCATTTTGCGCGTGAAGGCGCCGATGTGGCGATCGTCTATCTGAACGAAGACGTGGACGCAAAGTTAACCAAAACACTGGTCGAGGCCGAAGGCCGGAAATGCCTGCTCCTTAAGGGCGATGTTAAAAAAGCGGCATTCTGCAAAAAAGCAGTGGCTACTACCGTTAGTAAACTGAAAAAACTCAATATTCTTGTCAATAATGCGGGTATACAGATTCCTCAAAAAGACCCGAAACAAATCGACGAAAAGCAACTGGAGGATACGTTCCGCACCAATATCTTCGCCTATTTTCATTTTGCCAATGAAGCGCTGGAGCACTTGGGTGAAGGCGACTGTATCATTAATACCACCTCGGTGACCGCCTACCGTTCTTCACCCAACCTGATCGACTATTCTTCAACCAAAGGCGCCATCACCAGTTTTACCCGGTCACTGGCGACCAACCTGACGGACAAAAAGATCCGGGTCAATGCCGTCGCGCCGGGCCCTGTCTGGACACCGCTCATCGTCGCCACTTTTGACGAAGAAAAGATCAAATCCTTCGGCAGCGAAACAGCGATGAAACGAGCCGGCCAACCTTCAGAACTGGCTCCTGCCTATGTTTTCCTGGCTTCGGATGATGCTTCGTTCATTACAGGCCAGGTCATTCACGTTAATGGCGGCGAAGTCGTCAATGGTTAA
- a CDS encoding DUF3175 domain-containing protein, which translates to MSTTKWSGEVTVHSNALDLEKDIFKSGDPDKIAASLKHSAETSQRRKSSPYRSAMSMLTFYENRAGKNLGAEEKNVLEKAKDKLRALFGK; encoded by the coding sequence ATGAGCACCACCAAGTGGTCAGGAGAAGTGACCGTACACAGCAATGCCCTGGACCTGGAAAAGGATATTTTCAAGTCAGGCGACCCGGATAAAATTGCGGCTTCGCTAAAACACTCGGCCGAAACCAGTCAGCGCCGCAAGTCTTCGCCTTATCGCAGCGCTATGTCGATGCTCACCTTCTATGAGAACCGCGCCGGAAAAAACCTGGGCGCGGAAGAAAAGAACGTATTGGAAAAAGCCAAGGACAAATTAAGAGCACTGTTTGGAAAATAA
- a CDS encoding DUF72 domain-containing protein, protein MENNYYSGTSNLVLPVKNKSFFPEAFQTGTRLTYYASLFNSIEINASFYRMPLARTVRKWSAEVPDNFQFTFKLHQSITHSLPGQFNLQAIPAFMEAINSTEKRGCLLVQLPPKFGPDIFQLNNLINALQPYNWRIAIEFRQPGWYTEEVYTLLRQFEVAMVIHDLHKSASPQHLTAAHTFLRFHGPEPNYRGSYDDAYLAEYAHYINDWLAAGQSVYAYFNNTLEAAVQNLQTLNRLLQLNQRSGQPQDGSARLTAPTCGSSGRHPNP, encoded by the coding sequence TTGGAAAATAACTATTATTCAGGGACCAGCAATTTAGTACTGCCTGTCAAAAACAAATCTTTCTTTCCTGAAGCGTTTCAGACAGGAACGCGTTTGACTTATTATGCCTCCTTGTTTAATTCGATAGAAATCAATGCCAGCTTTTACAGGATGCCACTGGCGCGGACGGTAAGAAAATGGTCGGCTGAAGTGCCGGATAATTTTCAATTCACTTTTAAATTACACCAATCCATCACCCACAGTTTACCCGGGCAATTCAACCTGCAAGCCATACCAGCATTTATGGAAGCCATCAACTCCACCGAAAAACGCGGCTGCCTGCTGGTACAGCTCCCGCCTAAATTCGGGCCTGATATTTTTCAATTGAACAATTTAATCAACGCCTTGCAGCCGTATAATTGGCGGATTGCCATCGAATTTCGACAGCCGGGCTGGTATACCGAAGAGGTATATACACTCCTCCGCCAATTCGAGGTGGCCATGGTCATCCACGATCTGCACAAATCCGCTTCACCGCAGCATTTGACCGCAGCTCACACATTTCTTCGCTTCCATGGCCCCGAACCTAATTATCGCGGCAGTTACGATGATGCTTATCTGGCTGAATACGCTCACTATATCAACGATTGGCTCGCAGCGGGCCAATCAGTCTACGCTTATTTTAATAATACATTGGAGGCGGCAGTTCAAAACCTGCAAACACTCAATCGCCTGCTGCAACTCAATCAACGATCAGGTCAGCCGCAGGACGGGTCAGCTCGGTTGACAGCCCCGACTTGCGGCTCATCAGGTCGGCACCCCAATCCTTGA
- a CDS encoding flavodoxin family protein, whose translation MKALLINCTLKRAPKFSNTEALAKKAAEQFQEKGIETEMIRLNAYNVLPGNSSDEGEGDEWPQILEKIKACHIFIIATPIWMGHLASTAQKVIERLDAIFRDEELMDEKTGQFMPYNKVAGCLVTGNEDGAHSCAAQVLWSLQEVGFTIPPNVNAYWVGMAGGEKDYVEAGGERYLYTNKSLRYMTENLAWFAQLLQNHPIGTNLLEAEAKAKAESDEE comes from the coding sequence ATGAAGGCTTTATTGATCAATTGCACGCTCAAACGAGCGCCGAAATTTTCCAATACCGAAGCGCTGGCGAAAAAAGCCGCCGAACAGTTTCAGGAAAAAGGCATTGAAACTGAGATGATCCGGCTGAATGCTTATAACGTGCTGCCAGGTAACAGCTCCGATGAAGGTGAAGGCGACGAATGGCCGCAAATTTTAGAGAAAATCAAAGCCTGCCATATCTTTATCATCGCCACGCCCATCTGGATGGGGCATTTGGCTTCCACTGCGCAAAAAGTCATTGAACGGCTGGATGCGATATTCCGCGATGAAGAACTGATGGATGAAAAAACAGGTCAGTTTATGCCCTATAACAAAGTGGCCGGTTGCCTGGTGACCGGTAACGAAGATGGCGCCCACAGTTGTGCCGCGCAAGTCCTCTGGTCCTTGCAAGAAGTGGGTTTCACCATCCCTCCGAATGTTAACGCTTATTGGGTCGGCATGGCCGGGGGCGAAAAAGATTATGTAGAAGCCGGTGGCGAGCGCTATTTATACACCAATAAAAGCTTGCGTTATATGACTGAAAACCTGGCCTGGTTCGCTCAGCTTTTACAGAACCACCCCATCGGCACCAATTTGCTGGAGGCCGAAGCAAAAGCCAAAGCGGAAAGCGATGAGGAATAA